From a single Collibacillus ludicampi genomic region:
- a CDS encoding SGNH/GDSL hydrolase family protein yields the protein MRGIRIFSIGSLLVSLVCIIGFIWAYLDQKMPHTAVTTAQIPQTATEKNEMKVVALGDSLTRGYGDASGKGYVGDVIDQLRTHSHSSISLSNLAINGQTSRQLLQQLGQKEVLRQIQQADVILMTIGGNDLNQQGRTINDLNSSHIQEILSSYKDNLSHILQQIRSVNPHATLYFVGLYNPYMDVTDANSISQIVRQWNHETADLIAGYSNTVFVPTFDLFQLHEDQYLYVDHFHPNTKGYQRIADRITPLLIP from the coding sequence ATGCGCGGGATTCGTATCTTTTCAATAGGATCACTTCTCGTTTCTCTCGTATGTATAATTGGTTTCATATGGGCGTATCTCGATCAAAAGATGCCTCATACGGCTGTTACCACTGCCCAGATTCCGCAGACAGCGACCGAAAAGAACGAAATGAAGGTTGTTGCCCTTGGTGACTCATTGACACGGGGTTATGGTGATGCGAGTGGAAAAGGATATGTCGGAGATGTTATCGATCAACTTCGAACGCATTCGCATTCATCGATCAGCCTGAGCAATCTGGCGATCAACGGCCAAACTTCTCGACAGCTTCTCCAACAATTGGGACAAAAGGAAGTCCTTCGACAAATTCAACAAGCCGATGTGATTTTGATGACGATTGGCGGGAATGACCTGAATCAACAAGGTCGAACCATAAACGATTTGAATTCGTCTCACATTCAAGAAATTCTTTCTTCTTACAAAGACAATCTATCACACATTTTGCAACAGATTCGGTCGGTCAATCCTCATGCTACCCTCTATTTTGTCGGTTTGTATAACCCGTACATGGACGTAACGGACGCGAATTCGATTTCACAAATCGTGCGTCAATGGAATCATGAAACGGCCGATTTGATCGCCGGTTACTCGAATACGGTTTTTGTTCCTACATTCGATCTGTTCCAGTTACATGAAGATCAGTATTTATACGTGGATCATTTTCATCCGAATACCAAGGGATATCAACGCATAGCGGATCGTATTACACCCTTGTTGATTCCATAA
- a CDS encoding HlyD family secretion protein, producing MKRILIANVLLILILIVGGSWAAYVMYQNMNYVTTDNARVAADWVSIIPTQTSKLTDWLVHTGDRVHAGDVLGTQEASPMQTRYSASITATRRGTSPASPAPGTDTATSPASTDIVTPVSGTILETAAIPGQVVSQGQPLAMVADLTKQYILSYIDEELIKDVKTGNTADVYLDAYPGMKFSGTVSRIDDVAGNVLSPAASLSSSVSPGRVVQRVPVRISIDSFQGKYVVPGMNATVKIHK from the coding sequence TTGAAGCGCATCCTGATCGCCAATGTTCTTTTGATTCTCATTTTGATCGTCGGGGGTTCGTGGGCGGCATATGTGATGTACCAGAACATGAATTATGTCACCACAGATAATGCAAGAGTGGCGGCCGATTGGGTGTCGATCATCCCGACACAGACGAGCAAATTGACCGATTGGCTCGTCCATACGGGAGACCGTGTACACGCAGGGGATGTCTTGGGGACACAAGAGGCTTCCCCCATGCAAACCCGTTATTCGGCTAGTATAACGGCCACAAGGCGGGGAACATCTCCCGCATCGCCTGCACCGGGAACGGATACTGCTACATCTCCAGCGTCCACCGATATCGTGACACCTGTGAGCGGCACCATTTTGGAAACGGCGGCCATTCCCGGACAAGTAGTCTCACAGGGGCAACCATTGGCCATGGTGGCGGATCTGACAAAACAATATATTCTTTCCTATATTGATGAAGAGTTGATCAAAGATGTAAAAACCGGTAATACCGCCGATGTGTATCTCGATGCCTACCCGGGAATGAAATTCAGCGGTACGGTATCCCGAATTGATGATGTGGCAGGGAATGTTTTATCACCCGCTGCCTCTCTATCTTCATCTGTAAGCCCAGGGAGAGTCGTTCAACGAGTACCCGTGCGCATCAGCATTGATAGTTTTCAAGGAAAGTATGTCGTGCCGGGAATGAACGCAACCGTCAAAATACATAAATAA
- a CDS encoding ABC transporter ATP-binding protein: MSLEITMAVKGLKKIIGRKEIIKGIDFEVRKGEVFGFLGPNGAGKTTTIRMLVGLIRPSAGEVEICGYNLSTHFPEAMRHLGCIVENPELYPYLTGWENLQLFARMVPGITESRLTEVAELVGLDKRIHDKVKTYSLGMRQRLGIAQALLGKPKILILDEPTNGLDPAGIREMREFIRFLAGEGLSVFVSSHLLSEIQLMCDRVAIISKGTIKRVDTVENLLAERERLVWRVHPLEKAREVLSEFTEVHLGEDQTLWTPYLADQVTRWNKKLNSENVDIFEMRRQSPTLEDLYLELTGGETID, encoded by the coding sequence ATATCATTGGAAATCACGATGGCCGTGAAAGGTCTCAAGAAAATCATCGGACGTAAAGAAATTATTAAAGGCATCGACTTCGAAGTGAGAAAAGGTGAAGTGTTTGGATTTTTAGGCCCTAATGGAGCGGGAAAAACCACGACCATTCGGATGCTAGTGGGATTGATCCGGCCGTCTGCGGGGGAAGTAGAGATTTGTGGATATAATCTGTCTACTCATTTTCCTGAAGCCATGCGGCATTTAGGGTGTATTGTGGAAAATCCTGAGCTCTATCCGTATTTGACCGGTTGGGAAAATTTACAGTTGTTTGCTCGCATGGTTCCAGGGATCACAGAATCTCGTCTGACGGAAGTAGCGGAATTGGTCGGACTCGACAAACGGATTCACGATAAGGTTAAAACGTATTCTCTCGGAATGCGTCAACGATTAGGGATTGCACAAGCCCTGTTAGGAAAACCGAAAATCCTGATTCTCGATGAGCCTACCAATGGACTGGATCCGGCAGGGATTCGCGAAATGCGAGAATTCATTCGATTTTTAGCGGGAGAGGGGTTGAGTGTGTTTGTCTCGAGTCATTTATTGAGTGAGATCCAGCTCATGTGCGATCGCGTGGCGATTATCTCGAAAGGAACGATAAAACGCGTGGATACCGTGGAGAATCTGTTGGCTGAAAGGGAACGGCTCGTATGGCGAGTCCACCCATTGGAGAAGGCACGTGAGGTGTTAAGCGAATTTACAGAGGTGCACCTCGGGGAAGATCAAACATTATGGACGCCTTATTTGGCGGATCAAGTCACACGATGGAACAAAAAGCTGAACAGTGAAAATGTCGATATTTTCGAGATGAGACGGCAGTCTCCAACGCTTGAAGATCTGTATTTGGAGCTGACAGGAGGTGAAACGATTGATTAA
- a CDS encoding YqkE family protein codes for MNPLVKRSRTHSSVHSPSSHDTEKKHTLADALSASVLQKLKQTKEELEAEEARKKEELRKQEEERQRLEKKRLENDFQYLLENSNLDWRKFK; via the coding sequence GTGAATCCGTTGGTAAAGCGTTCCCGTACGCATTCATCCGTCCATTCTCCATCTTCCCATGATACCGAGAAGAAACACACGCTTGCTGATGCGCTTTCCGCTTCTGTATTGCAAAAGTTAAAACAGACGAAGGAGGAATTGGAAGCGGAAGAAGCGCGAAAAAAAGAAGAGTTACGCAAACAAGAGGAAGAAAGACAACGTTTGGAAAAGAAGCGTTTAGAAAATGACTTTCAGTACTTGCTTGAAAATAGTAACCTGGATTGGAGAAAATTTAAATAA
- a CDS encoding ABC transporter permease — translation MINLIENEMLKLVRKKRFLVVTLVVLVIISIFTYAQYRTTQTAIQRSGTTDWRTILQQQIVDAQNRMSNSRSSNDMRQALKIRIAQEQYYLDHNINPNAPGAPTFMRTFGGQSVSLLLPLLIMVATSDIVSSEYSGGTIKMLLTRPVRRWKILLSKYIAMILSVSAIVFLVVAASYLIPGFIFGYDGWTMPVLSGFSVSSGDLNTSNVHLMPQWQYLIMEYGLVWFVCVVVGTLSFMVSVLIRSTAAGMGVMLASLISGAVLSNMVSSWESAKYLFMINLSLPNYLSGSAPPVDGMTLGFSIAVLAVWGFAGILVSFWVFLRRDVY, via the coding sequence TTGATTAACTTAATTGAAAACGAAATGTTAAAGCTGGTTCGCAAGAAACGATTTTTGGTTGTCACGCTGGTCGTTCTCGTCATTATCTCGATATTCACGTACGCGCAATATCGAACGACCCAAACGGCGATCCAAAGATCGGGAACGACCGATTGGCGAACGATTCTACAACAGCAAATAGTCGATGCCCAAAATCGCATGTCGAATTCAAGGAGTTCGAATGATATGCGTCAGGCGTTGAAAATCCGTATAGCCCAGGAGCAGTACTATTTGGATCATAATATCAATCCGAATGCGCCGGGTGCACCAACCTTCATGCGAACCTTTGGCGGACAATCTGTATCCTTGCTTCTTCCCCTTCTCATTATGGTAGCCACATCCGATATTGTCTCTTCAGAGTACAGTGGAGGCACGATCAAAATGTTGTTAACTCGCCCGGTTCGAAGGTGGAAAATTCTATTAAGCAAGTATATCGCCATGATTCTTTCTGTGTCGGCGATCGTCTTTCTTGTAGTTGCTGCCTCCTATCTGATTCCTGGGTTTATTTTTGGTTATGACGGGTGGACCATGCCGGTATTAAGCGGTTTTTCCGTATCTTCGGGAGACCTCAATACGTCGAATGTTCATCTCATGCCGCAGTGGCAATATCTGATCATGGAATATGGATTGGTCTGGTTTGTCTGTGTGGTCGTAGGAACCTTATCCTTTATGGTTTCGGTTTTGATTCGCAGTACGGCCGCAGGTATGGGCGTGATGTTGGCTTCGCTTATCAGTGGGGCTGTATTGAGCAACATGGTCTCCAGTTGGGAATCCGCGAAATATTTGTTTATGATCAATTTGTCCCTACCCAACTATTTAAGTGGATCGGCTCCGCCCGTCGATGGCATGACACTGGGCTTTTCCATCGCCGTATTGGCGGTTTGGGGATTCGCTGGGATCCTGGTTTCTTTTTGGGTTTTCCTAAGACGAGATGTTTATTAA
- a CDS encoding histidine triad nucleotide-binding protein: protein MEDCIFCKIVRGELPSKKVYEDEHVVAFHDIQPVAPVHILTIPKKHISSLMSITPEDKELIGHLHLALQEVAKIVGVEQDGFRIITNVGTHGQQTVHHIHYHLIGGRQLKWTM, encoded by the coding sequence ATGGAAGACTGTATTTTCTGCAAGATCGTCAGAGGGGAACTTCCTTCGAAAAAAGTGTACGAAGATGAACATGTCGTCGCTTTTCACGACATTCAACCTGTCGCACCCGTACATATTCTTACCATTCCGAAAAAGCACATCTCATCACTGATGTCGATCACTCCTGAAGATAAGGAATTGATCGGGCATCTTCATCTGGCTCTGCAGGAAGTAGCAAAGATCGTCGGAGTAGAGCAAGACGGGTTCCGTATCATTACAAACGTGGGTACCCACGGGCAACAAACGGTTCACCATATCCATTATCATTTGATCGGTGGCCGTCAATTAAAGTGGACGATGTGA
- a CDS encoding methyl-accepting chemotaxis protein: MQEVQVTRYRWGMQRKWLLGFLLVSLITYTCSAVIIIGAAHYIDGQAVLSLSRVVILTLLAGVIWQGILGWLAVRYLIKPLRALADVAKQVGAGNLKVEVPTVRTKDEVGDVLEAFAGMLQSLRLLAEELEHHSLVVSETIDDLTKASERVASTARNVATAVEEVAKGSEQQAIATQEQATAMDRNIVLARNIASTAKDGVAQAEALTETIHDSGNIISGMVQGLRKIAEVSSVSMTQVELLENHSKEIGQISDVVRNIAKQTHLLALNASIESARAGEVGRGFAVVANEVRTLAEQSGRAAEDIHERIQHIQKAVLEVVSQMREQYEQAHQECEKGDEVNRVLAETEAKMSAMRQSVHEIEDLVENQVREMEVVIDQSHHIAAVAEEAMATGQEVAAATAEQTEHIEEISRKTQHLLQMSRELQQTLYKLNIR, from the coding sequence ATGCAGGAAGTACAGGTCACACGCTATCGATGGGGTATGCAAAGAAAATGGCTGCTCGGTTTTCTTCTGGTTTCACTCATTACATACACCTGCAGTGCGGTGATCATCATCGGTGCGGCCCATTACATTGACGGACAAGCCGTTCTCTCATTATCCCGCGTGGTCATTTTAACACTGTTGGCCGGCGTGATCTGGCAGGGGATTCTCGGTTGGCTCGCTGTGAGATATCTCATCAAACCGTTACGGGCATTGGCGGATGTGGCGAAGCAGGTAGGCGCGGGTAACTTGAAAGTGGAAGTCCCAACGGTCCGTACGAAAGACGAGGTCGGCGACGTCCTTGAAGCTTTCGCGGGCATGTTGCAAAGTTTAAGGCTCTTGGCGGAAGAATTGGAACATCATTCGCTGGTTGTGAGTGAAACGATCGATGATTTGACGAAAGCTTCTGAACGCGTGGCCAGTACGGCAAGGAATGTGGCTACTGCAGTGGAAGAAGTGGCAAAAGGGAGCGAACAGCAAGCGATCGCCACGCAGGAACAGGCGACGGCCATGGATCGGAATATCGTCTTGGCAAGGAACATCGCTTCCACTGCGAAGGACGGTGTTGCACAAGCAGAAGCGCTGACGGAAACGATTCATGATTCGGGAAACATCATCAGCGGTATGGTGCAAGGATTGCGTAAGATTGCGGAAGTATCGAGCGTTTCCATGACACAGGTGGAGCTTCTCGAAAACCATAGCAAAGAGATTGGCCAGATCTCCGATGTGGTGCGAAATATCGCCAAACAGACCCATCTGTTGGCACTGAATGCGTCGATCGAGTCTGCCAGGGCTGGCGAAGTAGGGCGGGGGTTTGCCGTTGTCGCCAATGAGGTGAGAACACTCGCGGAACAAAGCGGACGAGCGGCGGAAGATATCCATGAACGCATCCAACATATTCAAAAAGCGGTTTTGGAAGTCGTTTCACAGATGAGGGAACAATATGAACAAGCTCATCAGGAATGCGAAAAAGGGGACGAAGTGAATCGCGTTCTGGCGGAGACGGAAGCCAAAATGTCGGCCATGCGCCAATCGGTACATGAAATCGAAGATTTGGTCGAAAACCAAGTGCGTGAAATGGAAGTCGTGATCGATCAGTCCCATCACATCGCGGCAGTGGCAGAAGAGGCGATGGCGACGGGTCAGGAAGTAGCCGCGGCGACAGCGGAACAAACGGAACATATCGAAGAAATTTCACGAAAAACCCAGCATTTGCTTCAAATGTCTCGTGAACTGCAACAGACGCTGTACAAATTGAACATTCGATAG
- the mnmH gene encoding tRNA 2-selenouridine(34) synthase MnmH encodes MFEDVYYKDVRKNKDVVFIDVRSPSEYEESTIPGAVNVPLFNDEERAEVGTTYKKVGREQAKELGLQIASRKLPDLISQIRKYADERKPVIFCWRGGMRSKSVATVADLMGIPCYRLIGGYRQYRSDVVERLGNYELKARLVTLHGMTGVGKTEILGLLHAAGEPVIDLEALAGHRGSTFGHLGMKPNNQRLFESLVVEELERLQNQPYIIMEAESKRIGRVNLPDFLLEKRNEGIHFMLHAPLHIRIERILKQYLVGTDDFHEKVSQSFRAIEKKLSPQNRSLAWQYIEERQYADFVGLLLVHYYDPRYKHSLQKYDVSFIQVDSTDLFACAKTIKEWIYENLFARPSFVK; translated from the coding sequence ATGTTTGAAGATGTTTATTATAAAGATGTTCGCAAAAATAAAGATGTTGTTTTTATCGATGTCCGTTCACCGAGTGAATATGAAGAATCGACCATTCCAGGGGCAGTGAATGTTCCCCTTTTCAATGATGAAGAGCGGGCCGAAGTGGGAACGACATACAAGAAGGTCGGCCGGGAACAGGCGAAGGAACTGGGACTTCAGATCGCTTCGCGCAAATTGCCTGATCTTATTTCCCAAATTAGAAAATATGCGGATGAACGAAAACCAGTGATCTTTTGCTGGCGGGGCGGTATGCGCAGCAAGAGCGTGGCTACGGTTGCCGATTTGATGGGGATTCCTTGCTATCGGTTGATCGGCGGTTACAGGCAGTACCGCAGCGATGTGGTCGAGCGTTTGGGAAATTATGAATTGAAGGCTCGCCTTGTTACGCTGCATGGGATGACGGGTGTCGGAAAAACTGAGATCCTTGGCCTTTTACATGCGGCAGGAGAGCCCGTCATCGATCTGGAAGCACTCGCAGGACACCGCGGCTCCACTTTCGGCCATCTTGGAATGAAACCGAATAATCAACGTTTGTTTGAATCGTTGGTGGTGGAGGAATTGGAACGTTTGCAAAATCAACCCTATATCATCATGGAAGCGGAAAGCAAGCGCATCGGGAGAGTCAATCTTCCTGATTTTCTTTTGGAAAAACGGAATGAGGGAATACACTTTATGCTCCATGCACCCTTGCATATACGGATTGAGAGGATATTGAAACAATATTTGGTCGGGACGGACGATTTTCATGAAAAAGTGTCGCAATCGTTTCGCGCCATCGAAAAGAAGCTCTCGCCACAAAATCGTTCTCTCGCTTGGCAATACATTGAAGAACGACAATACGCGGACTTCGTCGGTCTTCTTCTGGTACATTATTATGATCCCCGTTACAAACACTCGCTGCAAAAGTATGATGTATCCTTTATCCAAGTCGATTCGACAGACTTATTTGCATGCGCCAAAACGATCAAAGAATGGATCTACGAAAACTTGTTCGCGCGTCCTTCTTTCGTGAAGTAA
- a CDS encoding DHA2 family efflux MFS transporter permease subunit, whose protein sequence is MASGQRTELQKHQENFWPALIAIIFGAFMAILSNTLVNVALPSLMNDFNTDLTTVQWVLTGFMLASGSIIPVTGYLGDRFSNKRVYLLSIAGFTLFSACCAFSPSISILIVFRVLQGLFGGMVMPLSMAIVYQIVPLEKRGLALGVWGIAAMAAPAIGPTLSGWIIQHASWRWLFLVNVPVGISALFVGIRLLPYYRLNKPQTLDMFGLITAVTSSFCFLLAFSEGQTWGWKSIPIVGLLFIAVISLLLFIWRELSIDDPLLDLRIFKKFRFTISVLTSSLITVGLFSGMFLTPVFLQNIQQAQPIDVGLILLPAALIMALFMPVSGFLFDRIGARFLVPIGIFFLVYGTYHMSKLTMDTPHSYITFWMAVRNIGISLSMMPATTAGMNAVPVALAGRASSINNWIRQVLASFSIAIFTALLNHRQAYHASVLSDQVQPFSLPVQEWLLAAGQMAGRIGQGVTEKTAALLQLFMRTQMESFTLGFNDVYFVSLWVIAIALPLGFWLGGRAKKKTS, encoded by the coding sequence ATGGCCTCCGGACAACGAACGGAACTGCAGAAACATCAGGAGAATTTCTGGCCGGCACTGATCGCGATCATCTTCGGCGCTTTTATGGCCATTCTGAGCAACACGTTAGTGAATGTGGCGCTGCCCAGTTTAATGAATGATTTTAATACGGACCTTACGACTGTCCAGTGGGTTCTGACCGGATTCATGCTCGCTTCCGGATCCATTATTCCGGTCACCGGTTATTTGGGTGACCGATTCAGCAACAAAAGGGTTTATTTATTGTCTATTGCCGGTTTTACGCTCTTTTCCGCATGTTGCGCCTTTTCTCCGAGTATTTCGATTCTCATTGTTTTTCGCGTTCTTCAGGGGCTGTTTGGAGGGATGGTGATGCCCTTAAGTATGGCGATCGTCTATCAGATCGTTCCGCTTGAGAAGCGAGGACTCGCCTTGGGCGTATGGGGGATTGCCGCGATGGCCGCTCCAGCGATCGGTCCAACATTAAGCGGTTGGATCATACAGCATGCAAGTTGGCGTTGGTTGTTTCTCGTGAACGTTCCGGTGGGGATCAGCGCTCTTTTTGTCGGGATTCGCTTACTTCCCTATTACCGGCTCAACAAGCCGCAAACACTCGACATGTTTGGACTCATTACCGCCGTTACCAGCAGTTTTTGCTTCCTGCTCGCGTTTAGTGAAGGACAGACATGGGGATGGAAGTCTATACCGATTGTCGGCTTGCTGTTTATCGCCGTCATCAGTCTCCTGCTTTTTATTTGGCGGGAACTATCGATCGACGATCCTCTGCTAGATTTGCGCATTTTCAAGAAGTTTCGCTTTACAATCAGTGTCCTCACTTCCAGTCTGATTACGGTCGGCTTGTTCTCAGGTATGTTTTTGACACCCGTATTTCTGCAAAACATCCAACAGGCGCAACCGATCGATGTCGGCTTGATTTTGCTTCCCGCCGCCCTGATCATGGCACTTTTCATGCCTGTCAGCGGATTTCTCTTCGATCGCATCGGCGCCCGTTTTCTCGTTCCCATCGGTATCTTCTTTCTCGTATACGGTACGTATCATATGAGTAAATTGACCATGGATACCCCTCATTCTTATATCACCTTCTGGATGGCTGTGAGAAACATCGGTATCTCACTTTCCATGATGCCTGCCACCACCGCGGGGATGAATGCCGTCCCCGTCGCATTGGCGGGGAGGGCTTCTTCCATCAACAACTGGATCCGACAAGTGCTGGCCTCCTTCAGTATCGCGATCTTCACTGCGTTACTGAACCATCGGCAAGCCTATCATGCTTCTGTATTGAGCGATCAAGTTCAGCCGTTCTCCCTTCCCGTACAGGAGTGGTTGTTAGCAGCGGGTCAAATGGCAGGGCGGATCGGACAGGGTGTGACGGAAAAAACGGCTGCCCTTCTCCAATTGTTTATGAGAACACAAATGGAGTCGTTCACCTTGGGATTTAATGACGTATATTTCGTTTCCCTGTGGGTGATCGCGATCGCGTTACCTTTAGGATTTTGGCTAGGAGGACGCGCGAAAAAGAAAACATCATGA
- a CDS encoding DUF485 domain-containing protein produces MSDVQIAAPEGNLKYNSDFIKNDSGKNEAKWSQIASSPEFQSLLARKKRFIIPGILFFMVFYFLLPFSTSFYTFLNKPAMGSLSWAFVYGLAQFIMVWFMALLYMKKANRFDQDSKRIREIYKKMEESSR; encoded by the coding sequence ATGTCAGATGTCCAAATCGCAGCACCGGAAGGAAACTTGAAGTACAATTCAGACTTCATCAAAAACGATTCCGGAAAAAATGAAGCTAAATGGAGCCAAATCGCGTCATCACCCGAGTTTCAGTCCTTGCTTGCCAGAAAGAAAAGATTTATTATTCCGGGAATTTTGTTCTTTATGGTGTTTTATTTTCTGCTACCTTTTTCGACTTCCTTTTACACGTTTCTAAACAAGCCAGCCATGGGTTCATTAAGTTGGGCTTTTGTCTATGGACTCGCGCAGTTCATAATGGTATGGTTCATGGCCCTGCTTTATATGAAAAAGGCGAACCGATTTGATCAGGATTCGAAAAGAATTCGCGAAATTTACAAAAAAATGGAGGAGTCATCCCGATGA
- a CDS encoding solute symporter family protein: MNAIALLFFVLVLAMTFVITWWASRRNKSISQFYTAGGGITAGQNGWAIAGDYLSGASLLGIVGAISLNGFSGFYYSIGFLVAYLVVLYIVAEPLRNLGKFTLADALTSRFNVQSVRAAAALNTIVISTFYLITQIVGAGTIIKLLLGWDFTTSVIVIGILMTVYVTFGGMLATTWVQVIKAVLLVFGSLVLTLMVLYRFHFNPMLFFDTVKEKLGNQLLLPPPPSTLVAGLDTLSFNLALVLGTAGLPHILIRFFTVPDAPAARKSVVYATFIIGSFYLMTPILGYGAALLVGKEAIVQANAAGNLAAPLLGRFLGGDIFMAFILVIAFISILAVIAGLVIAATSAFAHDFYSHVFRKGMISEKEQIRVARYASVVMSLLAILLASGLQKVNIAYLVSLTFSVAASANLPVIMLTLFWRNFNTRGAVWGMVGGLVSTIGLLLISPNVMGKSSAIFPLSNTALVSVPLGFLFAYLGTKLSAQKEDGNFEEILVRANTGINASEAR, encoded by the coding sequence ATGAACGCGATTGCTTTGTTATTTTTTGTACTCGTCCTTGCAATGACTTTCGTTATCACTTGGTGGGCTTCCAGAAGAAACAAAAGCATCAGTCAATTTTACACGGCGGGAGGAGGAATTACCGCGGGGCAGAACGGCTGGGCAATAGCAGGCGATTATCTGAGTGGGGCGTCCCTGCTTGGGATCGTGGGAGCCATCTCCTTGAACGGGTTTTCGGGCTTTTACTATTCAATCGGTTTTTTGGTCGCCTATTTGGTTGTTTTGTATATCGTGGCAGAACCATTGCGCAATTTGGGTAAATTTACATTGGCCGATGCTCTGACATCCCGTTTTAATGTCCAATCAGTCAGAGCCGCCGCCGCACTCAATACAATTGTGATTTCCACATTTTATCTGATCACACAGATAGTAGGTGCCGGTACGATCATTAAATTGCTTCTAGGCTGGGATTTCACAACTTCGGTGATTGTAATCGGCATCCTTATGACAGTTTACGTGACCTTTGGCGGAATGTTGGCCACAACATGGGTACAGGTGATAAAAGCGGTTTTGCTTGTATTTGGCTCGCTGGTTTTGACTCTCATGGTTTTATACCGGTTTCATTTCAATCCGATGTTATTCTTTGATACCGTAAAAGAAAAACTGGGGAACCAACTATTGCTTCCCCCTCCGCCGTCGACGCTGGTTGCCGGCCTTGACACTCTCTCGTTTAACCTGGCTCTTGTCCTTGGAACTGCCGGTCTACCTCACATTCTCATTCGTTTTTTTACAGTGCCTGATGCACCAGCCGCGCGTAAATCAGTTGTATATGCCACGTTTATTATCGGTTCTTTCTACTTGATGACTCCTATATTGGGTTATGGCGCCGCTCTTTTGGTGGGAAAAGAAGCGATCGTACAAGCGAACGCGGCTGGAAATCTAGCTGCCCCTTTGCTAGGGAGATTCCTTGGCGGAGATATTTTTATGGCGTTCATTCTAGTGATAGCTTTTATCTCCATATTAGCTGTCATAGCCGGTCTCGTAATTGCGGCCACTTCCGCTTTTGCGCATGATTTTTACTCGCATGTTTTTCGCAAAGGGATGATCTCTGAAAAAGAACAGATTCGTGTAGCCCGTTACGCTTCGGTCGTCATGTCTTTATTGGCCATATTGTTGGCGTCGGGTCTACAAAAAGTGAACATCGCCTATCTGGTGAGTCTGACGTTTAGTGTGGCAGCTTCCGCAAACCTGCCTGTAATTATGCTGACCCTGTTCTGGAGGAACTTCAATACCCGGGGCGCTGTTTGGGGAATGGTCGGAGGGCTTGTATCCACGATTGGCTTACTTCTAATCAGCCCGAATGTTATGGGCAAAAGCTCAGCCATCTTCCCATTATCGAACACAGCGTTGGTCTCGGTACCGCTGGGGTTCTTGTTCGCCTATCTGGGAACTAAACTCTCGGCACAAAAAGAGGACGGCAACTTTGAGGAAATTCTTGTCCGCGCAAATACGGGCATCAACGCATCCGAAGCCCGTTAG
- a CDS encoding HlyD family secretion protein, producing the protein MKTARLFLFNFLGILVFVAAGRALYYYLFQNLNYVKTDDAKVWGDLVPLSAAVPGKLTDWKGAIGQNFNQGDVVGRIEGMGDRGNITAPINGKIIQSSAVNGQVVAPGQSIATMTDLSKLYILTNIEESRIQDVKTGADVDITVDADPGTTVKGKVEQIGLATNSTFSLLPQQNASGNYTKVVQRIPVRISMSNYPDDWVPGMNATISIHK; encoded by the coding sequence ATGAAAACAGCTCGCTTGTTCTTGTTTAATTTTCTTGGAATTCTTGTTTTCGTTGCGGCCGGCCGTGCGCTTTATTACTATTTATTTCAGAATCTAAACTATGTGAAGACTGACGATGCGAAAGTATGGGGGGATCTTGTTCCCTTGTCTGCCGCAGTTCCCGGCAAGTTGACAGATTGGAAAGGAGCGATCGGACAAAACTTCAATCAAGGGGACGTTGTCGGTCGGATCGAGGGTATGGGGGATCGTGGCAATATTACGGCACCGATCAACGGAAAAATCATACAAAGCAGCGCGGTAAACGGTCAGGTGGTGGCACCCGGACAGTCCATAGCGACCATGACAGATCTATCGAAGCTGTATATTCTCACAAACATCGAAGAATCAAGAATCCAGGATGTGAAGACTGGAGCGGACGTGGATATCACAGTCGATGCGGATCCGGGCACCACCGTGAAGGGAAAAGTGGAGCAAATCGGTTTAGCGACAAATTCGACGTTTTCACTTCTCCCGCAGCAGAATGCAAGCGGAAACTATACGAAAGTGGTTCAGCGCATACCGGTACGCATCTCAATGAGCAATTATCCCGACGATTGGGTACCGGGGATGAATGCTACGATATCGATTCATAAATAG